From the Argentina anserina chromosome 3, drPotAnse1.1, whole genome shotgun sequence genome, the window TCATGCTCTTCAAAATGTAAAATCTTTCAAGAATTTGTCCTAAGGTAAAAATAAACCAGTAACTTTTTCATCTTCTCGGATTAAATTTACTTGCAGGTATTCGACGcgtttatttaaatttaaagtGGGCGACTCTCGTGAGATATATTAATTTCTTTCGGCTTGCGTCTCCCAGACGCGTTGGGAAAAGTCTCAGTCTTCGAGGGCGTCAAAACTCAAGTCTTCCACGAAGGATCTAATGAGACTCGGTCCACCATTAATTTTTCTCGGTAGACCTACTCGCTATCAAGTCCGATTTATATCATCACTCACCTTAATTTAGTTGGCAGTCACGATCAACAGTATTGCAATGATCAACTTATTGTGTTTGCTCATCAGTTCTTCAATTCTGTCGGCTTGCCACGGAGCAGTATTGTCCATTGGGGACACACTCAAACCAGGAGAGGCTCTCAACTCCTCGAGCTTTTTAGTTTCTAGTTCGGGGGAGTACACGTTGGGTTTCAACTCCAGCTACCTCACTCTAAGGTCCAAGGAGTACACAATTTGGGTTGCCAACCCGTACGATCCGATTTCAGACCCTTCATCGGCGCTTTTCACCTTGGACAAGACCAGAACTCTCCTGCAAGTTACGCAAAAAGGCGGGAAGCCAATTGTGCTCCACACCTCTCCCGACAATGTTACAAATGTTGAGGCTACTCTGTCAGATTCTGGCATCTTAATCCTGCAAGATGTGGATCTGGAGGTTTCAGACTCTCCTAAACAGCAAGGGCCATCGACCAAGGTGTTGTGGCAAAGCTTTGATCATCCTACTGTGGCCCTTATGCCGGAGATGAAACTAGGTGTTGATAGAGTTGGCAACAACTGGTCACTGTCATCTTGGCGGGAAGGCCAGACTATCCCGGGGCTAGGGTCTTTCACGCTTGATTGGGAGTTCAATACACGCCAGTTGCAAGTTAGGAGAAGCGGGGAGGTTTGCTGGACTAGTGGACAAATCAGATCTGGGACATTTCCGTATATTGATATCCCTAAGGAATCGAAGGTCAGTTACAATTTTACTATGGTTTCGAATGGGAATGAAGACTACTTCAGTTACACTGCCGTTGGTGATCAAACAGTTGGATCAGTCTGGGTGCTAGACACAGGTGGGCAGCTCCATGATGTTACTCATAACATTTCTATTGTGCGAGCAGGTGACTGTGATGGCTATAATACCAGTGCAGGGTGCAAGAGATGGGGCGCCCGGACCACTGATTGTGTTTTGGAGTCTGGCAATGATTTTGAGCTGATAAAAAATGGTTTCTTTAAGCCAATCAATGGCGACACCTCTATCAACTCAACATGGCTGGATTCGAATCAAAGTCGCTTGGGGAGTGATCATTGTAAGGCTACTTGTTGGAAAGACTGTGACTGCCTTGGTTTCGACTTTCTATTTGACAATCAGACTTGTCGATATTGGAGTGTAGAGTATTCTCAATTCCTTGTAGATCCAGCTAGCTCTACAACTAGTTACATCCTACGAGgtgcaatgaaaatcaaaccATTTCAGAGAAGTAAGGGTAATTTACTAATTAGCATAAATTTAGCAATGTTACTTCTGTACTGtatctaattatatatttaggtTGAGATCGGTACTTAATAGCAATTGCTGCAGATGGATTAAACAAGTTGATATGGATTGGTCTTGCAATTGCGGGTGTGCTTCTGGCATTGGTGCTCTTCAGCATGTGCTACCTAATACGAAAAAGAAAACTTGCAGGTATTAGTTTCTTAAAAGATTGTTGTATATGCCTGTTATACAGAACTTCACATTTTGACATTGCTTTTGCAAACTGAAATGATAATGATCTGTTTTAATCTTAATAGCTGAGAACCAAACTAAGATCCAGGATATGCTGAACATAATGAAATCCAACAGACCTACTGATGCTAATGGGCTTCAAAATGATGGAAAGGGAGGCCAAGATCTAAGCGTATTTAGTTATGCATCTATTATAGCTGCCACTTGCAACTTCTCTAATGAAAATAAGCTAGGAGAAGGGGGTTTTGGACCTGTTTATAAGGTAAGGCTTTGAATAATGCCAGTTCACCCTTTATTCATATTTGAAAAACTATTTAGTCATTACTTCTTTTTCATCATGATTATTGTGAGTACAATAATGGATCAGttgacatgtatatatgtttaggG encodes:
- the LOC126789356 gene encoding G-type lectin S-receptor-like serine/threonine-protein kinase At1g67520 isoform X1 — encoded protein: MINLLCLLISSSILSACHGAVLSIGDTLKPGEALNSSSFLVSSSGEYTLGFNSSYLTLRSKEYTIWVANPYDPISDPSSALFTLDKTRTLLQVTQKGGKPIVLHTSPDNVTNVEATLSDSGILILQDVDLEVSDSPKQQGPSTKVLWQSFDHPTVALMPEMKLGVDRVGNNWSLSSWREGQTIPGLGSFTLDWEFNTRQLQVRRSGEVCWTSGQIRSGTFPYIDIPKESKVSYNFTMVSNGNEDYFSYTAVGDQTVGSVWVLDTGGQLHDVTHNISIVRAGDCDGYNTSAGCKRWGARTTDCVLESGNDFELIKNGFFKPINGDTSINSTWLDSNQSRLGSDHCKATCWKDCDCLGFDFLFDNQTCRYWSVEYSQFLVDPASSTTSYILRGAMKIKPFQRSKDGLNKLIWIGLAIAGVLLALVLFSMCYLIRKRKLAAENQTKIQDMLNIMKSNRPTDANGLQNDGKGGQDLSVFSYASIIAATCNFSNENKLGEGGFGPVYKGKLVTGQEVAVKRLSKRSGQGISEFRNELILIYELQHTNLVQLFGFCIHGEERMLIYEYMQNKSLDYFLFDSTRCQQLDWNRRFNIIEGIAQGLLYLHKYSRTRIIHRDLKASNVLLDERMNPKISDFGMARIFANDEQEAKTMKIVGTRGYMSPEYVMGGNFSIKSDVYSFGVLMLEILSGRKNNSFYNDDRAINLVGYAWALWKEGAGLGLMDPTLGDSCDKDKFLRCIHVGLLCVEENAAHRPMMLDSISMMTNESMSLPVPTKPAFCTERNVITAAVGGNGPEMVASVNCISYSDFDGR
- the LOC126789356 gene encoding G-type lectin S-receptor-like serine/threonine-protein kinase At1g67520 isoform X2, translating into MINLLCLLISSSILSACHGAVLSIGDTLKPGEALNSSSFLVSSSGEYTLGFNSSYLTLRSKEYTIWVANPYDPISDPSSALFTLDKTRTLLQVTQKGGKPIVLHTSPDNVTNVEATLSDSGILILQDVDLEVSDSPKQQGPSTKVLWQSFDHPTVALMPEMKLGVDRVGNNWSLSSWREGQTIPGLGSFTLDWEFNTRQLQVRRSGEVCWTSGQIRSGTFPYIDIPKESKVSYNFTMVSNGNEDYFSYTAVGDQTVGSVWVLDTGGQLHDVTHNISIVRAGDCDGYNTSAGCKRWGARTTDCVLESGNDFELIKNGFFKPINGDTSINSTWLDSNQSRLGSDHCKATCWKDCDCLGFDFLFDNQTCRYWSVEYSQFLVDPASSTTSYILRGAMKIKPFQRNGLNKLIWIGLAIAGVLLALVLFSMCYLIRKRKLAAENQTKIQDMLNIMKSNRPTDANGLQNDGKGGQDLSVFSYASIIAATCNFSNENKLGEGGFGPVYKGKLVTGQEVAVKRLSKRSGQGISEFRNELILIYELQHTNLVQLFGFCIHGEERMLIYEYMQNKSLDYFLFDSTRCQQLDWNRRFNIIEGIAQGLLYLHKYSRTRIIHRDLKASNVLLDERMNPKISDFGMARIFANDEQEAKTMKIVGTRGYMSPEYVMGGNFSIKSDVYSFGVLMLEILSGRKNNSFYNDDRAINLVGYAWALWKEGAGLGLMDPTLGDSCDKDKFLRCIHVGLLCVEENAAHRPMMLDSISMMTNESMSLPVPTKPAFCTERNVITAAVGGNGPEMVASVNCISYSDFDGR